From Butyrivibrio proteoclasticus B316, the proteins below share one genomic window:
- a CDS encoding helix-turn-helix transcriptional regulator, with the protein MNNNLVDSNGKDLEDYSMYGTSTKKMLNMLILDILKEHSDSEHRLLQQDIIDLLNSEYGATCERRAVKNNITSLQEMGYDIVADKGYFLRKREFTDAELRLMIDSIFTSGAITDKEAHQLVKKLEKFSNKYFKAHVSHIHSASSGKNAENQNVMESIAAIDTAISKGKKIRFTYLQYGTDLKLHPKRDIRYVVSPYQMISSKGKYYLIGNYDAYDDISHYRLDRVTDVEILKDARKPMKSVKGLENGLNIAGHIAEHVYMFSGESEHFKLRANENLMDTLVDNFGKDLRINYSEGTDIVVDLKCNPDAFFYWVMQYGKYAEIVEPQSMRERIKQASLDIYKRYK; encoded by the coding sequence ATGAATAATAATTTAGTTGATAGTAACGGAAAAGACCTGGAGGATTATTCCATGTACGGAACAAGTACGAAGAAAATGCTCAATATGCTCATCTTAGATATCCTTAAGGAACATTCTGATAGTGAACATAGACTTTTGCAGCAGGACATCATAGACTTACTAAATTCAGAATATGGCGCAACCTGTGAGCGAAGAGCAGTAAAGAACAATATTACTAGCCTTCAAGAGATGGGGTATGACATAGTAGCTGATAAAGGCTATTTTCTCAGGAAACGAGAATTCACAGACGCCGAGCTGCGTTTGATGATAGACAGTATCTTTACTTCTGGAGCTATTACGGATAAAGAGGCTCATCAGCTAGTAAAAAAACTTGAGAAGTTTTCAAATAAGTATTTTAAAGCCCATGTATCTCATATCCATAGTGCATCTAGTGGAAAGAATGCGGAGAATCAGAATGTTATGGAATCTATAGCAGCAATTGACACTGCTATTTCAAAAGGGAAGAAGATAAGATTTACATATCTTCAGTATGGAACAGATTTAAAGCTCCATCCGAAGCGGGATATAAGATATGTGGTGAGCCCGTATCAGATGATTAGTAGTAAAGGTAAGTATTATCTGATTGGTAACTATGACGCTTATGATGATATTTCACACTACAGATTGGACAGGGTAACTGATGTTGAGATACTTAAGGATGCTCGAAAACCAATGAAATCTGTAAAAGGATTGGAGAATGGTCTCAATATCGCAGGACATATAGCTGAGCATGTTTACATGTTTTCCGGAGAAAGTGAGCATTTCAAGCTTAGAGCAAATGAGAACCTCATGGATACACTTGTAGATAATTTCGGAAAAGACCTTCGGATTAATTACAGTGAAGGGACCGATATTGTGGTTGATCTTAAGTGTAATCCAGATGCGTTCTTCTATTGGGTGATGCAATATGGCAAGTATGCAGAGATTGTAGAACCGCAGAGCATGAGAGAACGAATAAAACAGGCATCGTTGGATATCTATAAAAGATACAAGTAA
- a CDS encoding helix-turn-helix domain-containing protein, translating to MKKQYMDSNRVSELQKRDTEIEPSVIMRAVCEYCHVDEGDIVSKKKDEKLDSARTLIMYLCRKYTDMSLEGIGKMLGIRDHTKVMSGIFSVKREMESGSAYAYSIAAIEEYMFNNH from the coding sequence ATGAAGAAACAATATATGGATAGCAACCGAGTATCTGAATTGCAAAAGAGAGATACAGAAATAGAGCCTTCCGTAATCATGAGAGCAGTGTGTGAGTACTGTCATGTTGATGAGGGAGACATTGTTTCCAAGAAAAAAGATGAAAAACTGGATTCTGCAAGAACGTTAATCATGTATCTATGTCGCAAATATACAGATATGTCGCTGGAAGGAATCGGAAAAATGCTGGGAATACGTGACCATACCAAGGTGATGAGCGGCATCTTTTCAGTTAAACGTGAAATGGAATCTGGCAGTGCTTATGCATATTCGATTGCAGCTATAGAAGAGTACATGTTCAATAACCACTGA
- a CDS encoding replication initiation protein — MGEKLFKKSNNLIYAYSNGTLLANQLFAIGLQNIFIDEDNRAVSKMLGEDIKKELSLTSNSIYKRIRDLCDREDAVGSIYDWMIMYRDCESGKMIDYKVVSDASFSNGILWIAYNKEITNLIMNLSKNYTALSLSESMCLKTKNSYRLYEILKADYDFKSHEQKSGEIVVDYNLMELKLMLGDVDYKAIPLISNELEKEQPDYNRIEDIVDSKGFDFHKGYSKFNERVLANAVNEINEKTGLKVEYAPIKDGRAVIGVRFFIY, encoded by the coding sequence ATGGGCGAAAAGTTATTCAAGAAGTCTAATAACCTGATATATGCATACAGTAATGGAACTCTTTTAGCTAACCAGCTGTTTGCTATTGGTTTGCAGAATATCTTTATTGATGAAGATAATCGTGCTGTTTCAAAAATGCTTGGAGAAGATATCAAAAAGGAACTTAGTCTCACCTCAAATAGTATTTACAAAAGGATCAGAGACCTGTGTGATAGAGAAGATGCTGTTGGTTCAATCTATGATTGGATGATTATGTACAGGGATTGCGAATCCGGAAAGATGATTGATTACAAAGTGGTATCGGATGCTTCATTTAGTAATGGCATTTTGTGGATTGCCTATAACAAAGAGATTACAAATCTGATTATGAATCTGAGCAAAAACTATACTGCATTATCCCTCTCAGAATCCATGTGTCTAAAGACCAAAAACTCTTACAGGCTCTACGAGATTCTAAAAGCAGATTATGATTTCAAATCACATGAGCAGAAGAGTGGCGAGATAGTTGTTGATTATAATCTTATGGAACTGAAACTGATGTTGGGAGATGTAGATTATAAGGCAATACCACTTATTTCTAATGAACTTGAAAAGGAACAACCAGATTATAATAGGATTGAAGATATCGTTGATAGTAAAGGTTTTGACTTTCATAAGGGATATTCCAAGTTTAATGAAAGAGTGCTTGCTAATGCCGTTAATGAGATAAATGAAAAGACGGGGCTAAAAGTGGAGTATGCTCCAATTAAGGATGGAAGAGCTGTTATAGGAGTTAGATTTTTTATTTATTGA